A region of Vitis riparia cultivar Riparia Gloire de Montpellier isolate 1030 chromosome 12, EGFV_Vit.rip_1.0, whole genome shotgun sequence DNA encodes the following proteins:
- the LOC117925933 gene encoding pistil-specific extensin-like protein, giving the protein MARTRGAKTSSPFARKPAPREAPVQTSPSEPPRLEAVSPPAKLAPQKRPAKPVVQTPPARRYLTRSGGRPLQKRARVESSEPIDLTGQSPVPSPEPSPVPSPAPPEEPQASQPSPSEPQIPFETAPEVIFRRPMLTQPPIEGNLDCRARPFHSELCFDTAAFQLRPKLEESFQLLCRYRLEELLTPRDFFYPRVAMDFYQSMTTQQVRDPTLIHFTIDGRHGILGACHITEALHIPYEPSHFDDYRA; this is encoded by the coding sequence atggcacgaaccagaggAGCTAAAACTTCCTCTCCTTTCGCCCGAAAGCCAGCACCGCGTGAGGCGCCTGTTCAAACCTCACCTTCTGAGCCTCCGAGGCTAGAAGCCGTTTCGCCTCCGGCCAAGCTTGCGCCACAAAAGCGCCCAGCCAAGCCCGTAGTTCAAACGCCTCCGGCGAGGCGTTAtcttaccaggtcagggggtCGTCCCCTGCAAAAAAGAGCTAGAGTGGAAAGCTCGGAACCCATCGACTTGACAGGGCAGTCCCCTGTTCCATCTCCAGAGCCAtctccggtgccatctccggcaccgccGGAGGAGCCTCAAGCAAGCCAGCCATCACCTTCTGAGCCCCAAATTCCGTTTGAAACAGCTCCTGAAGTGATATTCAGGCGTCCAATGCTCACTcaaccaccaattgaaggcaatttggattgcCGAGCTCGGCCATTTCACTCCGAGCTGTGCTTTGACACAGCCGCCTTCCAATTGCGGCCGAAGCTTGAAGAGTCATTCCAATTGCTGTGCAGATATCGTTTGGAGGAGCTTCTGACCCCACGAGACTTCTTCTATCCTAGggtagccatggatttttatcagtccatgactactcaacAGGTCAGAGATCCCACCTTAATCCATTTTACCATAGATGGTCGACATGGCATTCTTGGAGCTTGTCATATAACTGAGGCCCTGCATATCCCATATGAACCGAGCCATTTTGATGATTACAGAGCATGA